agtggccaggttgTGTAATTGTATGCGTGTGTGTTACAGAGCTGTGGGGTGATGAGGGAGGAGCTAGCTCAGACTCTGAGACAGTTggagctgaagaagaagaagctgctGACCCTGCTGCCCTTCCTGGAGTTCGTCACATGGTCTCTGCTCAAACACGACCAGGTCAGACCTAACTTACCTTTAGCAATCAATAGctataccaaagcaacaccttagcaacaacctaggaACCTTAGGAACAAAGTACCAACCACCGGTAGCGACCACTTATGCCTGGTTcggactacacgattttagctgAGCCGTTGTTTATTGATCTCCGACGAGTCGCAGACTCCCGGCAAATAttcaaaatgtttaatatctaACTCAGTCGTCGACTAGGAGCAGTGGCTACTCATAGCCAATGGAATTACAGAGAGAACCACCATGAGAAAtcatgtaatttgtgaccctgtgtcgcTGAACAGTCATGTAgagtgaaagtctcaacaactaaaGGACTcgtgattacagcacaaccagtcgtgtagtgtgaacctgacattagcaacatcacagcaaccaacAAGCTACCAATCAGGAACACCTAGCTACTGTACATCTTAGCAACCTACagccataccatagcaacactttataCTAgccataccacagcaaccaacctGGACAtgctagcaactgcttagcaacatcacagcagCCACAAGCAACACCATACAAACCAACAgccattaatattaataaatattagtcctaaggggcttTGCCACTAGCCCAATGACTCTcatctgcaaaaccagcaagctgattggctgtttctcctgagaggcggaacttcatccttgaaccggctccatggTTTGGCTTTAAGAGATTTCTCCTCATTAATActgtttttgttatattataataTGGGAAGTTTACGGGAAAACAGTAATACGAGAGTACGGAGGGTAAGAGGGGAAAATACGGTAGTTATGGCAGGTATGCCTATAGCAACCGCTGGctaccactttgcaacaccacagtaaccacctggaataccttagcaatcATGTTCCAGCAGTTTGTGTTCTTTAGGAGAAACCCATGTCTATCAGACCAGGTTTTTCCAGGTTATCAAAAGGGGAGGAGCTATAAGCGTCTCTCTCCATGGTGAGGCTATTCCAGTCCATTTTACAGTCCACACTCTGGTGGTCAAAACCGGAACTGCAATGCCAAAACAAGAACCTATAGcagatatattataatacagtatattatgacGAGGTCACAGCAGCCATACCTGCATGTTATACACTGCACTGCTGCCACGTGATTGGCTGATTATATATAGTGTAATCAGGACTTGCTGAGGTGTGTTTTATAAGTGTATAGATTTACAGTTTCTCTGGAACAGCTGATTGGCTCCGCCCCGCTgtgatatatatgttatataagtGAGGATAAAGAAGGTCAGGAGATAACGACCATAAAACTCATCCTGAACTCTCCTCCAATAAACTCCCTCACTCCTGAAACACGACACCCTTTATAACATCccccttcacccaatcacattacaTAACCCAGAAATAACCTGACGCACAAAACTTTCTCACGCACCTGTAGATCTGACAGCACAGTCGTAGAGCTCCAGACATATATGTAAACCTTCTAAGGGACCTTTAAAGCTTTTAATACACCTGTACAGCTCCTAGAATACCTGTAAAAATTTTTATACACCTGTATAGCTCTTAGGACACCTGTACAActtttaatatacatatacagcttcTAATACACCTATATAGGTTCTAACACACATATGGAGCTTCTAATACACCTGTACAGCTCATACGACACCTGTATAGCTGCTAATACACCTGTACAGCttaaaataaacatgtataacTCCTAATACACCTGTGTAGCTCCTAGAATACCTGTAAAACTTTTAATACACCTGTAAAAATCCTAACATATCTGGAGAGCTACCAGCACACCTTTAGTGTTCCTGACATACATGTAGATTTCAAAACACACCTGTAGAGCTTCTAATACACCTGTACAGCTCCTAACATATCTGTATAGCTTCTAATACACCTGACATACATGTAGATTTTCAGCTCACGTGTTGATCTCGCAACACACCTTTAGAGCACCAAACACACCTGTACAGGCCTTTAAGAACACCTAATAACTGGCACAGGTGAGCTGGGAGTGTAATTAGGGCAAGAAAATAAACTCGCTGTTTTACGAACCAAATAATTCAATGTAGAACTCGTTCTGAACTGAAACATCTGAATAAATGTTGCTCTGATGTTTGTGCTGCTGTGCAGGGATTGGTTCCTCAGGTGTGGCTGCTCTGTAAGCAGCGAACCTGGAAAACAGGTGAGCTCATTAACTTTACTCTGGAACTGTTCTTGTATGGTTCaaaatttactttttacattttgatttttatattttaaaactttaaaaatgttcttaatactcttatttaaaatacacattttataaatTCATACTAACTGCATGTACAATAGCCCAATccatattatttacttattaatcCTTCAGATATTGCTGATTATTTACGAGATCAAATCAATAACTAATTCAccttttatgttattttaaaaatgtaactttaTTCTCTCTCACATTTTTGGACAGAAACTCCAAAGTACATCCCAAATTCAGGTAATTTTACCACCCttttatcctcaagtgcagtcaccacacagaccatcaaaaacatgataatggtgaaactggcactcatcagggccaccccaggaaaggaaaggaagagcaagagtttcctctgttgtacaggatgagtttatcagagtttccagcctcagaaaccacaagttaacaaacagctcctcagataagagtatctaaatacttcacagagtattttagtttgtttaacactgtttttaagttactacatgattcattatgtgttcctttataatctgatagatcactttactgttcatttactatgtaggaataaataaaaacattaaattgagATATAAAGGCATGTCCGTGTAGTTTGATATCATGTTAACGTTCTGTtaatgtataaattaataaatatttattgataTGAAATTAAGAAAATATGATTTATGTTTTTCTGCAGTGTGGACCTGGATCTGCAGCGCTGCAGGTAAAGCCCTCGCTCgtattaaagcgatagttcaggaTGAAAAATCCACcaattttacacaattttccaaatataatattattatataattatttcacCAAGATTTCACCAATTAGCCTTGAAAGTATATGGCTATTGAGTTTATACCCCTTTAAGTAGCACTGGAGCTGAAAAGCTAATGAAGATAAAAAGTAATTGAAGCTTATATCCCTCTAATTAGCACTAAGGCTTAAACACTAAAGTAGCTAACAGTAATAGACTCTGATACTTCGCTAATAAGTCCTGGAGCTAAAAGGCCAGTGCAGCTAACTAGCAAAAGAAgctaattagcactggagctatgataCCAAATTATTTAACAGTAATAGAAGCTTATACCCCAtcatttagcactggagctaaaaTGCTATTGCAGCTAACTAGCAACATAAGCTTATACCCCTCTAATTAGCCATGAGGCTAATGTATCTAACAGTAATAGAGGCTTATCCCACGctaattagcactgaagctaaaaGGCTGTTGCAGCTAACTAGCAAAAGAAGCTAATTAGCGCTGGAGCTATGACGCCAAATAATTTAACAGTGATAGaagcttataccccaccaattagcactggggCTAAAAGGCTATTGCAGCTAACTAGCAAAAGCAGCTAAAAGGCTATTGCAGCTAACTAGCAAAAGAAGCTCTAACCCCTCTAATTAGCTATGATGTTTATGTATCTAACAGTAATGTATGCTTATACCCCATCAATTAGCAATAAAGCTATGATGCTAAAGTAGCTAACATTAATAGAAAATTATACCCCACTagttagcactggagctaaaaTGCTAAAGCAGCTAACTAGTAATTGAAGTTGATACTGATTTGATAatgagctatgaggctaatgtatctAACAAGTAATGTAAATTTTTACTCTGTCTCCTTATCTTAGTGGACGTGTCTCTGGACCCGTTGACCAATCACCGCTGGCTGCAGGTGTCAGATGACCGTAAGCGAGTGCAGGAGGCTCTGGGCGAGACGGAGGCGGAGTTTAGCGGACAGCGGTTCGACGGTTGGCCGTGTGTTCTGGGCTGGCAGGGTTTCTCCACCGGGCGGCACTACTGGGAGGTCGAGCTGGCCAATAGCGGATACTGGCGTCTCGGGGTAACCACGGCGACGTCCAAGCGACACGGACGCGCCCCCATGAGCCCCTGCCAGGGATTCTGGGTACTCTGGAAGAGCACACGCCAGTTCTACGCCTGCACCAAGCCGGAGACGCCGCTGCCACTCTCTCTGGTGCCCAAGAGGGTGGGCGTCTACCTGGACATTGAGGAGGGACAGGTGTCCTTCTATAACGCAGAGTCACGGTCTCATATCTACACCTTCACCGGACACTTCAAAGAGAAACTATACCCGCTATTCGCACCACTGGATGGACGTACCCTCATGACGCTGTGGTCACCAGAAAATGCACCAGAGCTTTAGGAAATCCTGCCCTCTTCAGGCTCCGCCCACGATAATAACTAATGCTAAATGTAGGTGTCAATCAGGACAATGAGATGTAACCTGGTTCATGAATTCAGCTCTCCAGTACCGAAAGCACtcatacagccccagaccatgatgctaccaccaccatgcttgctTGTAGGGGTCTTGGAACTCCTCACCAGGATGCCGCCACATGTTGAacaccatctgaaccaaacatCATCAGTTCCAGAATCCATGTAATCCAAGC
This genomic interval from Astyanax mexicanus isolate ESR-SI-001 chromosome 1, AstMex3_surface, whole genome shotgun sequence contains the following:
- the LOC103047048 gene encoding E3 ubiquitin-protein ligase TRIM39 codes for the protein MKSILKEKRIKLPQGEGGGLSSSVSGVRWAQPDQDLQTHNSAPSKSSTTPRQKDLRDLRTLQECVKFLNQWKQEVERVCKPGGGAVPVCSSSGESAAEPHSLEQCRKLILQWADELKNVNTLFNEFEERSEKEAFWETKENKADSAMEAEERIMEWAKELQTVSESCGVMREELAQTLRQLELKKKKLLTLLPFLEFVTWSLLKHDQGLVPQVWLLCKQRTWKTETPKYIPNSVWTWICSAAVDVSLDPLTNHRWLQVSDDRKRVQEALGETEAEFSGQRFDGWPCVLGWQGFSTGRHYWEVELANSGYWRLGVTTATSKRHGRAPMSPCQGFWVLWKSTRQFYACTKPETPLPLSLVPKRVGVYLDIEEGQVSFYNAESRSHIYTFTGHFKEKLYPLFAPLDGRTLMTLWSPENAPEL